A region of Macadamia integrifolia cultivar HAES 741 unplaced genomic scaffold, SCU_Mint_v3 scaffold108, whole genome shotgun sequence DNA encodes the following proteins:
- the LOC122062621 gene encoding uncharacterized protein LOC122062621, whose protein sequence is MKKAIAKLALSNILKEKIPEIICIAEPMVDVTAFPKLFFTRLGFDIDFIHNNRSDKVPNLWLMWKRNIRRPNIVSATDQHITISLEWHKKIIRVSVVHANCFRARRRDLWASLAASAPAQTTPWLVVGDFNTILASTEKRGPGAFNLGATAEFGAMVDSCDLMALPSQGSRFTWTNNRRRGNVLARLDRSFCNNAWVEFFHEGVQQVLQKIGSDHAPIFISSVPGEKPNNCPFRFHRHWVEHKDFLSVVSASWSGWTLSTNLYRVAEKLKRLKGTLKLWAKTEFPNFNIELDQAKKEMEEVQKKIDEDGLDDFLFAQEADAKTRYFKAMEYYEKMWAEKSRIRWKKLGDRCTKFFHLSAKMRRIKNSIRCLKTNDGAIISERSDLEHYMVDFFTNFHKAAPVSGHPLILDCIPRELLQRDRDILDRIPSDLEIKEAVWSLDPASSPGPDGFPGEFFKHCWDIIAYDVCNAIRCFFISGIMPQGINNNFLLLIPKTEGADSLDKFRPLCMGNFICKIISKTLAMRLASFLPRIISREQGAFQRGKIIHTNIYLASELANMMSTATRGGGMGVKIDIKKAFDTIDWSFLFSVMRKFGFSETWIGWVHQLLDSAKISILLNGGPVGYFNVGRGLRQGDPLSPLLFVLAEEVLCRGLNMLIREKKIKPLNGPRGMPTPSHMLFADDIFIFINASIRYVKNLKSFLIMYEECSGQHISLEKSKVFLGNISAARKLIIGETMGIPICSLPTKYLGVEIFKGRVKKEFLLPVMDKVKARLAGWKGRLLSMAGRVELARTVVTSIPMHSFSVYWWPSELIKIMEKWIRNFIWTGDVDTCRSIIVSWDQCCKPKSEGGLGLRRLREINEALLSKAVWKTKHDDDPTYRFLKARFTKADGSLRKGYRSSSIWMGFRKLWEFVSLNERWIIGNGRKINFLNDRWLGPKTIAELLETEQNSDEAFSGKVDRVIQNCKWNFPNCQSSTMSEIINSIMEIPLPQSDFEDRCVWSPNTDGIFSTKSAWNTIRRKKDSISWEALIWSKKLQPRISIFAWRIMHGKLPTDAAVMKRGIPMASRCDLCRSSSEDLDHILVHCQYAERVWNIVCEWFNIPNRKHESLHALASWWKRKMKIVNLKEVWSIAFAISAENIWKERNGRRFEERQRQQRHVIEMIKNDIRETIPNVKTSIKSMNEILCCRRLGLNILSAGIKPPLEVYWCKPLTGWVKLNFDGSSIGNHGNAGAGAIMRDHNGRCLWSCSIYLGIRENYEAELEGLMHGLMKAKQLAIPFLWVESDSAALVMSIHQGKIPWMAMQRWNHLRQFLGSITWKITHNYREGNSVANFLAKKAAKSRCSTVNDAFPGHIYDMMARDESSRPSYRFR, encoded by the coding sequence ATGAAGAAGGCTATTGCAAAATTAGCCTTGAGTAACATTCTGAAAGAGAAGATCCCTGAAATAATCTGCATTGCAGAACCTATGGTTGATGTCACTGCCTTCCCTAAGCTTTTCTTTACTAGGCTGGGATTTGATATCGACTTTATCCATAATAACAGATCAGACAAAGTTCCAAACCTGTGGCTAATGTGGAAAAGAAATATTAGAAGACCAAACATTGTGTCTGCGACTGACCAGCATATTACCATCTCTCTAGAATGgcacaaaaaaattattagagTCTCTGTCGTCCATGCGAACTGCTTTCGAGCGAGAAGAAGAGATCTTTGGGCATCCTTGGCTGCCTCTGCGCCTGCTCAGACAACGCCTTGGCTTGTAGTTGGTGATTTCAATACCATCTTGGCTTCAACTGAAAAGAGAGGTCCTGGAGCCTTTAATTTGGGAGCTACAGCTGAATTTGGTGCTATGGTGGACTCTTGCGATCTCATGGCCCTTCCTTCTCAGGGAAGCAGGTTCACTTGGACCAATAATAGGAGGAGAGGGAACGTGCTGGCCAGACTGGATAGAAGCTTTTGCAATAAcgcctgggttgaattttttCATGAGGGAGTTCAGCAGGTTCTCCAGAAAATTGGCTCAGATCATGCtccaatctttatttcttcagTTCCCGGTGAAAAACCGAACAATTGCCCCTTCAGATTTCATAGACACTGGGTGGAACACAAGGATTTTTTATCTGTCGTAAGTGCTTCATGGAGTGGCTGGACTCTTAGCACCAACTTATATAGGGTTGCAGAGAAGCTTAAACGTCTTAAGGGCACCCTAAAGCTTTGGGCAAAAACTGAATTTCCGAATTTCAATATAGAGCTTGATCAGGCAAAAAAGGAGATGGAGGAGGTCCAAAAGAAAATTGACGAAGATGGTcttgatgattttttatttgctcAAGAGGCGGATGCCAAAACAAGGTATTTCAAGGCCATGGAGTATTATGAAAAAATGTGGGCTGAAAAATCGAGAATTCGATGGAAGAAGCTTGGGGACAGATGTACAAAATTCTTCCACCTTTCGGCGAAGATGCGAAGAATTAAAAACTctattagatgcttaaaaaCAAATGATGGTGCTATCATATCAGAGCGATCAGACCTGGAACACTATATGGTGGACTTTTTCACTAATTTTCACAAAGCAGCGCCTGTGTCTGGGCATCCCTTGATCCTTGACTGCATTCCCCGCGAATTATTGCAGCGAGATAGAGATATTTTGGACAGAATCCCTTCAGATTTGGAGATCAAAGAGGCGGTCTGGAGCCTTGATCCTGCTAGCTCTCCCGGCCCTGATGGATTCCCTGGTGAGTTCTTCAAGCACTGCTGGGATATTATAGCATATGATGTTTGCAACGCTATTCGCTGCTTCTTTATTTCTGGAATCATGCCTCAGGGGATCaacaataattttctcttaCTTATCCCAAAGACTGAAGGGGCTGACTCTTTGGATAAATTCCGGCCCTTGTGTATGGGAAATTTTATTtgcaaaataatttctaaaactcTTGCTATGAGACTGGCAAGCTTCCTTCCGAGAATTATTTCTCGCGAGCAAGGGGCCTTCCAAAGGGGGAAAATAATTCATACAAATATATACTTGGCTTCGGAGCTAGCTAATATGATGTCGACTGCGACGAGAGGAGGAGGGATGGGAGTTAAAATCGACATCAAGAAGGCCTTTGACACAATTGATTGGAGCTTTCTATTCTCAGTCATGAGGAAATTTGGATTCTCTGAAACCTGGATTGGATGGGTTCATCAGTTGTTGGATTCTGCAAAAATCTCCATTCTTCTGAACGGAGGACCGGTGGGTTACTTTAATGTTGGTCGGGGGCTGAGGCAAGGTGACCCCTTATCTCCTCTCTTATTTGTTTTGGCTGAAGAGGTCCTGTGTAGAGGGCTCAATATGCTAATCcgagagaagaaaatcaaaccCCTAAACGGCCCTCGTGGGATGCCTACCCCTAGTCATATGCTGTTCGCCGACGACATATTCATATTCATCAATGCATCTATAAGGTACGTCAAGAATCTTAAATCCTTCTTAATTATGTATGAAGAATGCTCAGGTCAACACATCAGCTTGGAGAAGAGCAAGGTGTTTTTAGGGAACATCTCTGCTGCTAGAAAGCTGATAATAGGAGAGACGATGGGAATCCCAATTTGTAGTTTGCCCACTAAGTACTTGggtgtggaaattttcaaaggtaGAGTTAAGAAAGAATTCCTCCTCCCTGTGATGGACAAAGTTAAAGCGAGACTTGCGGGCTGGAAGGGAAGGCTGCTCTCTATGGCAGGTAGAGTGGAGCTTGCCAGAACTGTGGTGACGAGCATTCCCATGCATAGCTTTTCTGTATACTGGTGGCCATCTGAGCTCATCAAGATCATGGAGAAGTGGATTCGCAACTTCATCTGGACTGGAGATGTTGATACGTGTAGATCTATCATAGTAAGTTGGGATCAGTGTTGCAAACCAAAATCTGAGGGTGGTTTAGGTCTGCGCAGGTTGAGGGAGATCAATGAAGCCTTGCTGTCCAAGGCGGTTTGGAAGACGAAGCATGATGACGACCCAACTTATAGATTTTTGAAAGCTCGCTTCACTAAAGCAGATGGATCTCTTCGGAAAGGCTATAGGTCCTCTTCGATATGGATGGGTTTCCGGAAATTATGGGAGTTTGTCTCCTTAAACGAAAGATGGATCATCGGGAatggaaggaaaataaattttttaaatgatagaTGGCTGGGGCCTAAGACTATCGCTGAGCTTCTGGAGACAGAACAAAATTCAGACGAAGCATTCAGTGGTAAGGTTGATCGAGTCATTCAGAATTGCAAATGGAATTTCCCCAATTGCCAATCGAGTACAATGTCTGAAATCATCAACTCCATCATGGAAATCCCTCTTCCCCAATCTGATTTCGAAGATAGGTGTGTTTGGAGCCCCAACACTGATGGGATTTTTTCGACAAAATCAGCATGGAATACAATTAGGAGGAAAAAGGACTCAATCTCTTGGGAGGCGCTGATCTGGTCTAAGAAATTGCAACCGAGAATTTCTATCTTTGCGTGGAGAATCATGCATGGCAAACTACCTACTGATGCGGCAGTTATGAAAAGAGGAATCCCTATGGCTTCTAGATGCGATTTATGCAGAAGCTCGAGCGAGGATTTGGATCATATTTTGGTCCATTGTCAGTATGCAGAGAGAGTTTGGAATATTGTCTGTGAATGGTTTAATATTCCAAATAGGAAGCATGAGTCCCTTCATGCTCTGGCttcatggtggaaaaggaaaatgaagataGTTAATCTAAAAGAGGTCTGGTCAATCGCCTTTGCCATTTCAGCTGAAAAcatttggaaagaaaggaatgGGCGCCGCTTTGAAGAAAGGCAGAGACAACAAAGGCATGTGATTGAAATGATTAAGAACGACATTAGAGAGACTATTCCTAATGTGAAAACATCAATCaaatccatgaatgaaattctTTGTTGCAGGAGGCTGGGTCTGAACATTCTTAGCGCGGGCATTAAACCCCCCCTGGAAGTTTATTGGTGCAAACCGCTAACGGGGTGGGTCAAGCTAAACTTTGATGGAAGCTCTATTGGGAACCATGGTAATGCAGGTGCAGGTGCAATCATGAGAGATCATAATGGCAGGTGTCTCTGGTCTTGCAGCATATATTTGGGAATTAGAGAAAATTATGAAGCTGAATTAGAAGGTCTAATGCATGGTCTCATGAAAGCAAAACAGTTAGCTATTCCATTCCTCTGGGTAGAATCAGATTCAGCGGCTCTGGTTATGTCAATTCATCAGGGAAAAATTCCATGGATGGCTATGCAGAGATGGAACCATCTAAGGCAATTTCTGGGAAGTATTacatggaaaatcactcacaaCTATAGAGAAGGGAACTCGGTGGCAAACTTCCTAGCAAAGAAAGCTGCAAAATCAAGATGCTCGACAGTAAATGACGCTTTTCCTGGCCATATCTATGATATGATGGCGAGAGATGAATCTTCTAGACCCTCGTATAGATTTAGGTAG
- the LOC122062607 gene encoding probable WRKY transcription factor 40, with translation MDSSWLELDSSLSFDLNLNSQHRGFLNQTQPKEEFQTEIVNPRSKSPSMNEEASLLVEKLNRVNEENKKLSQLLALTCENYNSLKTQMELLGNKNNDQGLVASAPKKRKAEGMDNNVNQQGNSENSSTDEEESCHKRLKEDMKTKISRVYVRTNATETNLVVKDGYQWRKYGQKVTRDNPSPRAYFKCSFAPRCPVKKKVQRSAEDRSILVATYEGEHNHPNPSRPETSLGSNHGVATLGSIPCSASINSSSSGPMITLDLTHQQQQQQQPPQPGTVVNEVKNSSPDQVKSPAFQQFMIEKMASSLTKDPTFTAALAAAISGRFQQQSVAGRW, from the exons ATGGACTCAAGTTGGTTAGAACTTGATTCTTCTCTCAGTTTCGACCtcaatctcaattctcaacATCGTGGATTCCTCAATCAAACTCAACCT AAGGAGGAGTTTCAAACTGAGATTGTTAATCCCAGGAGTAAATCACCCTCAATGAATGAAGAG GCAAGTTTGTTAGTAGAGAAGTTGAATCGTGTGAATGAAGAGAACAAGAAGCTAAGCCAGTTGCTGGCTTTGACATGTGAGAACTATAACAGTTTGAAGACCCAAATGGAGTTGTTGGGCAACAAGAACAATGATCAAGGGCTAGTTGCTTCTGCTCCCAAGAAGAGAAAAGCCGAAGGCATGGATAATAATGTGAATCAACAAGGCAATTCTGAGAACAGCTCAACTGATGAAGAAGAATCATGTCATAAGAGACTAAAGGAAGACATGAAAACTAAGATCTCAAGGGTCTATGTAAGGACTAATGCTACTGAGACCAACCTT GTAGTAAAGGATGGATATCAATGGAGGAAATATGGTCAGAAGGTGACCAGGGACAACCCATCTCCTAGGGCTTACTTCAAGTGTTCCTTTGCACCAAGGTGCCCTGTAAAGAAGAAG gtGCAAAGAAGTGCAGAAGATAGATCCATATTAGTAGCAACTTATGAAGGAGAGCATAACCATCCAAACCCTTCAAGACCTGAGACATCATTGGGTTCAAATCATGGTGTAGCCACTCTAGGCTCAATCCCCTGTTCTGCCTCCATTAACTCATCTAGTTCGGGTCCAATGATAACTCTAGATCTAACccatcagcagcagcagcagcagcagcctcCTCAGCCTGGGACGGTGGTCAATGAAGTGAAGAATTCAAGCCCAGATCAAGTAAAGTCACCGGCTTTCCAACAGTTTATGATTGAGAAGATGGCTTCTTCTTTGACCAAAGATCCAACTTTCACGGCTGCACTTGCAGCTGCCATCTCTGGAAGATTTCAACAGCAATCTGTAGCTGGAAGATGGTGA